CCTGGTCAAGCCGGTGGAACGGACTCGTTTGCTGGGCGCCATTCAGAAGGTGGCTCCGCATCCCGGCCAGATACTGGTGGTAGACGATGACCCCGGCTTCGTGGCCCTCATCGGGCGGATGATAGGCGCCGGGTTCCCTGGGGCCCGTCTTCGGCGTGCCTACTCGGGGGAAGAGGCCCTGGCCGCATTGCAGGAGGGGCTGGACCTGGTGATCCTGGACCTGATCATGGCGGATGTATCTGGGCTGGACGTGATCGAGGCCATGCGTCAGGATGAGCGACTGGCGCGGGTGCCGGTGATCGTGACCACTGGCTCCGGTTACGGAGAGGAGGTAGCCCAGACGCGGCCCGCCAGGATAGAGTTGCTCCTGAGAGCCCAGGCCGGCAGAGCCCAGCTGAGCACCTACGTCAAGGCGCTGCTAGAGGCGGCTCCGCCTGACTACTCTCGCCCAGCGCCGCCCTGATGGCGGCAAGCATCTGCTGCTGCGAGACCGGCTTCTTGAGGTAGTGCCGTGCTCCCAGAGCCGCTGCCAGTTCCGGCTCGTTGAGCACGGAGCAGACGATGACCGGGATCGTGCCCAAAGCCGCGTCGGACTGCAGCCTCTGCAGGAGCTGCCAGCCGTCCACCTCCCGCATCATGACGTCCAGCACGATGGCGTCCGGTCGGGCCTGATCGATCAGGGCCAGAGCCTGTGACCAGTCGGCGGCGCTGCTGACCGAGAAACCCTCCGCAGTCAGATAGCGTTCGAACAGCTGCTGCACTCTCTCGTTGTCGTCGATCACCAGCACGCGCGCCCCACGCGCCTGACCGAACTCCAGACGCACTTCTTCCAAGGGGCCGATTGCGGGGAACAGATGCACGGCGCCACCCTGACCCTGCATGAGCTCGGACACCGGCGTAAGCCGGGCATCCAGCCCGTGAGGGCCCTGGCGAAGGGTGGACGCGATGGGTGGAGTGACCATCAGCCGCACGATGAGCCGGTCGTGGCCGGCAGCATGCCGGATGGCGATGTGGTCCGGCCTGGGTAACACGAGGGCGCTCAGAGCCGCCAGCAGAGCCTGCCTGGTCAGCACCGGATCGGCCCACGCCCATACGGGTGCCGGCGGCAGGCTGGCCTCGACGTGGACGCCGTGGCCTCGAGCCAGGGCCTGAGCCGGTCCCAGTGCGTCCTGGATCAGGGGAGCAAGGTCCACCCTTCCCAACACGATCCCCAGGCTGGTCATCTCCTCCTGCAGCGTCTGGCTGACCGGCGGCTTCGTGTCCTGCCGCTCTTGCTGCCAGCGGTCGTATAGCATGCTGGCTGCGGCCAGGAGCCCTTTGCGATGCTCCCGCTGGAACTGGCGCAGGCTTATGTGCAGCTCCTCCATGATCTCTTCCGCCGGGAAGCCGTCCACGTAGCGACGAACCAGGACGCCATAGGGTCGCCACTCCTTGTCATTGCGCGAGAGACTGTCTCCCGGGTTCAACTGTTCCAGGGTGTCAAGCAGCAGGTTTCGGAGGGCGCGGGCGGAGTCGGTGGTCGTCTCGCCGGTGGATGCCAGAGCCACCAGCGGGTGCCGCTGCAGGTGGGCATAGTCGTAGAGGTGGGCGAGGGCGTCGCGCACCAACCCGACGAACTCTTCGGGCACGGCTGCCGGAACGGCCTCGGCGCTCATGGCTGTGGCCTCACGTCACGGCCGGTCCGCTGTGGCGGCAGAGTGGCGGGAAGTTGGCGCCAGACCCATTGAAGTGATCGCACACGTGTATTATACAGACTTGCGGAGACTAGTCACAGATAGACGCCCGGGCGCTGCCGCCGGGACAGGTTCTTGCAGTGCGGAGTTACCCGCCTGGGAGGTGGGGGAATGCCCGAGCTGCCCTCGTCGAGGGAGCGCCTGCTGGCCGCCATAGACCGGCAGCCAGTGGACCGAGTGCCCTGTGCCTTCATGAGCTTCTCCGCCCTGCGCGGTCGGGTACAGGACCCCTATGAGGCGGTCCTGCGCGAGCTGGAGATGGGGCTGGACGGGTGGCTCCTCATTCCCTCGGCCTGGCGGAATCAGCGCCCCAACCACCCCGACTTGCGCGGCCTGCCGGTACGACTGCCTCCCTCCGTGCGCACCGACTTGTGGTTGGAGCGACTTCCTGGGGAGCCCTTCCCCGTGTTCCATAAGGAGTACCACACCCCGGGCGGCACCCTTACCACCCTGGTGCGCAAGACGGACGACTGGCCCCATGGGAACTTCGTTCCCTTCGTGGATGACTACCAGATCCCCCGAGCCATCAAGCCCCTCGTCGGCGGCCGGAGGGACCTGGACGCGCTGCGCTCCGTCCTTCAGCCCCCGACCGAGGAAGACGTGCGGGAGTTCTACCGGGAGGTGGAGCGGGCCCGAACCTTCCGGGATGAGCACGGCGTGATGCTGGCCGGCGGATGGGGAGTAGGGGCGGACATGGCCGGCTGGCTGTGTGGCCTGGAGAACCTGATGCTCATGGCCATGGACGAGCCCGAGACCGTGGACGAACTCCTGGGCATCATCGCCGAGTGGAACGAGCAGCGCATGCGGGTGGTGCTGGAGGCCGGAGTGGACCTGTACGTCCGCCGGGGATGGTACGAGAGCTCCGACTTCTGGTCCCCGAACCTCTACCGGCGTTTCATCCTCCCCCGGGTCAAGCGGGAAGCCGAGCTGGCTCACTCCTACGGTGCCCGCTTCGGCTACATCATGACCACGGGGCTGCTTCCCCTGATGGATAGCATCGTCGAGGCGGGAGTTGACGTGAACCTGGGGCTGGACCCGCTGCAGCACGGCGAAGCGCCGCTGGCGGCGGCTCGGGCGGCGCTTGGGGGGAAGGTGTGTCTCTGGGGCGGGGTGAATGGGGCCATCACCGTGGAGGAGGGCACCGACGAGGACGTGCGACAGGCGGTGGCCTCTGCCCTTCAGGCCATGCAGGGCGTCAGCGGTTTCATCCTGTCGCCGGTGGACAACGTGACCGAGATCACCCTCAATGCCTGGCGGAACGTGGACACGTTTGTCGCCACTTGGCGGGAGCTGCGGAACGGCGGTTAGGCATGGGTCGCGAACAGGTGTCCCAGCGCCGCTTTGACGTCATCACCATAGGTGACATGTGCGTGGACCTGGTGCTGGACCTGGGCGAGGTGATGCCGCGATTCGGCCAGGTGGAGCAGTGGGTGCCGGACTACTACCTGGAGATGGGTGGGTCCACCTGCCTCTTCGCCTGTCAGGCGGCCAAGTTGGGGCTGCGGACGGCCATCCTCGGTCGGGTAGGCGACGATGCCTACGGGGAACTGGTGGTGCGTCGGCTGCGGGAGAGCGGGGTGGACACGGACCGTGTCGTCGCCGATAGCCGCCTCAAGACGGGGCTGGGAGTGGCCCTGTGCCGAGCGGGCGGGGACCGCTCCATCCTCACCTACGCCGGCAGCCTCAACGCGGTCTACCCATCCGATGTCACGGACGAGTTCCTGAGCAGCGCCCGTCACTTGCACTACGGTAGCTACTACCTTCAGACCAACCTGCTGCCGCGGGCGGCGGAGATCATGGCTCGGGCTAGGGAGTTTGGGCTCACAGTGTCGCTCGACACTAACTGGGATCCCGAAGGCCGGTGGGACGGCGGATTGACCCAGGCGCTGGCGCACGTGGACGTGATCCTGCCCAACCAGCAGGAAGCCCTGGCCATCACCGGCATGACGGATGTGGAGGACGCCGTGACTGCCCTTCTGACTCGGGTGCCGGTGGTGGCGGTGAAGCTGGGCGAGCGAGGCAGCCTGGCGGCGACTGAAGGAGAGCGCTCCCTGGTGCCGGTGCCGCCGGTGGCGCGAGTGGTGGACACCATTGGAGCGGGAGACAGCTTCGACGCCGGGTTCCTGGCCGGCTGGCTGAGCGGCCTCTCGCTCGCTCAGAGCGCCGCCATCGGCAATGCCTGCGGCCGCGCGACCACCCAGGCGGCCGGCGGCCTCCAGGGCCAGCTGCTCCTGCCGGACATCGCTCACCTGAGGGAGCTGATCGAGTGACCGTCTGATGGTGAGGGAGACCTCTCCACCGCGTTTGAGGAAGAGAGAGCCCGCCATCTGGTGAAAGCAGATGGCGTAGAACGGGGATCAGGTAGACGTCCGGCTCCCCCAGCTTGATGGTTGAGTTCGCCATAGGAGGCATGAATGACACCGCGGAAGAAGATCGTCCTCATCGGCGCCGGCAGCGCCGCCTTCACCCGGGGGCTGGTGGCGGACATGATCCTGGCCCGAAAGTCTTGGGACCTGAGGCTGGTGGATACGGACCCCACCGCTCTGGAGGTGGCCCGGGGCCTGGTGGAGCGCATGGTCGAGGCCAGGCAGGCGGACATGCGGGTGGAAGCGTCCACTGATCGCAGGGACCTGCTCCCGGGGGCGGACGTGGTGGTCACCACCATAGGGGTGGGGGGCCGCCGGGCCTGGGAGGCGGATGTCTTCATACCGCGCAAGTACGGCGTATACCAGCCGGTGGGCGATACCATCATGGCGGGCGGCATCTCTCGGGCCATGCGCATGATCCCGGCCCTGGTGGACATCGCCAACGACGTGGTGGCCCTCTGCCCTGAGGCCCGCTTCTTCAACTACGCCAACCCGATGACGGCCAACTGCTGGGCGGTACGTCGGGCCACCGACGCCGAGGTGGTGGGCCTCTGCATCGGCACCATCCATGTGGTGCACGAGCTGGTGCAGGTGATCGGTGCCCCGGCGGAGGAAGTGAGTGCCCTGGCTGCCGGCATCAACCACTTCACCTGGATCTACGACCTCCGCTGGAAGGGCGAAGATGCCTGGCCCCTGGTGCGCGCCCGGCTGGCTGAGGAGCGCTCCAGGGGAGGGCCGGAGGTCAGGGAGGACATCGCTCCTGGCGGCGACACCACTCAGGCTTCAGCCGCCTACCGCCACGTGGCCCACAACCCCTTCTGCTGGTCCCTCTTCGACACCTACGGGGCCTACCCGGCCGTCAACGACCGGCACGTGGTGGAGTTCTTCCCCGAGCGGTTCCCCGGGGGCAAGTACTACGGCAGGACGCTGGGGGTGGACATAATGGTGCTCGAGGACACCATCCGCCATGGCGACGAGGGCTACGCTTCCATGGCGGCCCAGGCCCGGGGGGAAGTGCCTCTGGACGGGCGGATATTCGAGCGTGGTGTGGGGGAGCACTCTCAGCTGGTCGAGATCATTGACAGCATAGATGGCGACAGCCGAGCCAACTTCTACGCTAACCTCCCCAACAACGGGGCCATCCCCAACCTGCCCTGGGACGCCATCCTGGAGATGACCGCGGTGGCTACGGGGAGGGGGCTGCTGCCCATTCAGGACACGGGTTATCCGGATATCCTGGCGGCGGTGCAGAGGCGGAAGATCGCGGGGACGCAACTGACCGTGGAGGCTGCCCTTACCGGCAGCCGCGAGCTGTTCGTGGAGGCGATACTGGCCGACGGGTGCATGGGCGACCGCGACGCGGCAAAGAAGATGGTGGAGGAGCTGATCGCAGCGCAGCGGCCGTACCTGCCCCAGTTCGCGTAGAGGGGCGGCCATGGGACGCCCGCCACGACTTCTTCCAAGGAGGTGGGTGGAGCGAATCGAGCGGGAGACAAGACAGGCCGTGCGAGAGCGAAGAGAGGAGGTGCGACGGTGACCCAAGAGCGACTGTCGAGAAGGGCCCTTCTTAAGGGTATGGGCGGAGGGATGGCGGTGCTGGCGCTGGCGGCTTGCGCTTCTGCGGGCCAGCCTGCACCCGTATCCGAATCTGCCGAGGCCACGCCGGCGGAGGGCGCGCCCCCGGTGGCCCCTGCGGAACGGGTTGACCTGGTCATGTGGACGGCGTGGGGCGGGCAGGACGACGTTGATCGGGTACGTATCATCCTCGACGAGTTTCAGGAGCTGCACCCAGGGATCATGGTGGAGCTCACTGGGGGCGGACCCGGTGGTGGTGACTACAACGAGCTGCTATTGACCCGCATTGCAGCCGGAAACGCTCCCGATGTCGCCAGCCTATTCACGCCGCCGGTGGGCTTCGCCGCTCGTGGCTCTCTCGATGTTATTGATGAGCTCATGGCAACGGCGGAGTACGCCAGGCCGGACAAGTTCTGGCAGCCGGTGCTCGATACCTGCAAGTTCCGCGGCAAGACCTACGGCCTGCCCTTCTCGGCCGCGAGCTACGGAATGTTCTACAATGTAGACTGGTTCGAGGAGGCGGGACTGCCAACCGACCGTGAGAGCTTTCCCCAGACCTTCGACGAGCTACGCGCCCTCTCAGCTCAGTTCGTGGCGTGGGAGGGTGATGAGCTCAAGACGGGTGGCTTCGTGCCCTGGAGTGAGCTCTGGACCTCGCCCGCCTGGTCGGGCTGCAACGGCGCCCAGTGGTTCGACTCGCGCAATGAGCAGTACACCATCAACGATCCGGGCAACATCGCTCTTCTCCAGTACTGGGTTGGGTGGTTGGACGAGCAGTACCGGGGCGATGTGGAGTACATTGCCAGCTTGGGCGCGTGGCATACCGGGCAGGATGGTAACTGGTTCCAGAAGGTCACTCCCCTCAGCCAGGGAGGAGCGTGGAATACCAGCTACTCGTACATGAAGTACGAGACCGCCGGCTTCCGCTGGGACGTCGCCAAGTTCCCCGTGGGCCCGGACGGCGAGAAGAGCCGTACCGCCTTCTGGCCCAACTGGTTCGCCATGCCCATCGGGGGCCCCCACAGGACCGAATCCTTCCTGCTGATGGAGTACATGTGCACCGTTGGCATGCCTACGTGGTATGCCGAGGTGTTCGATACTCCTGCTTGGCTGGATTTCCCGGACGACGTCATCACCCAGAACCTGATAGACAACGTGGGCGCGGACAAGGCGCTGGAGATGCATAACTTCTTCATTGACTACCTAGAGGACGCCGTGGAGGTCTGGACCTCGCCCATCGAGGACTTCGGCACCGACCAGATCAACCGCGCCATTGATCAGGTGATGCACAAGGTGAAGACGCCCCAGGAGGCGCTGGACGAAGCGCAGCAGATTGCGCAGACGAGACTGGAAGAGACACTGAGGAGCTTGTAGCTCGACCGCCCGCCCGGTGACGCGGCTTCCCCGGCGTGGCCGCGTCACCAGGCCGGGCCTACCGACCGGGGCGAACGCAGGGGTTCAGGAGCGGAGCATGATCGAAGCGGAAGCGCAGGCCAGAGCCGGAGTGCCCACCGACAGGGCGCGCCTCGGCCAGAGACGAGCGCGGCTCTTGCGTCAGAACGTGAAGGGCTACGCGTTCATCTCTCCCTGGATCATCGGCTTGCTGGTATTCAGTGCCTACCCGGTCCTGGCCTCGTTCTACTTCTCGTTCACCAAGTACACCGTGCTCAAGCCTCCCGTCTGGATCGGGGTGGCCAACTACGCAAACATGGTCACCCAGGATCCGGTGTACTGGAAGTCGGTGAGCAACACCCTCTACTACGGGTTGATCTCGGTGCCTTTGGGCCTAGCCTTCTCGCTGTTCCTGGCCCTGGTGCTCAACCAGGCCGTGGTCGGCATCGGGGTGTACCGGACCGTCTACTACTTGCCCGCCATCATGCCACCGGTGGCGGCCACCCTGCTATGGATGTTGCTCTTGGACCCCGGCAATGGGCTGGTGAACAGCGGGCTCCGCAGCCTCGGGATCGGCCGTCCGCCCGGCTGGTTCAGCGAAGCGGCCTGGGCCAAGCCGGCGCTGATCATCATGTCGCTTTGGGGCTCAGGCGGCACCATGCTTATCTTCCTGGCCGGCCTGAAGGACATACCCAAGACTTACTACGAGGCGGCAGAGATAGACGGCGCCAGCGCCTGGTACCGTCTGCTCAACATCACCCTGCCCTTGCTGACCCCGGTGATCTTTTTCAACCTCATCATGGGTATCATTGGTTCGTTCGGCGTCTTCACTTCGGCCTACATTGCGGGAGGTTCGTCGAGCGGCGGAGGCTACGGGCCGGGGGGCACGGCAGGAGGCCCCCTGGACTCGATGCTCATGTATATGCTGCTTCTGTATCGCAATGCCTTCCGCTACTTCGAGATGGGCTATGCCTCGGCCATGGCGGTAACCATGTTCGTGGCCATCCTATCTCTGACTTTGGTCCTGCTGAAGACATCCGGCCGGTGGGTGTACTACGAGGCGGCTGTCCCCTCGTAGCTCTCTGCGGGCCCCCGGTCGACTCGGGTAGGAGCGCGACATGAGCGTAGAGGCATTGGCCCTCAGACGGAGCCGATCCGGGGCCAGAACGGCCAAGAGGGTGGTGGCGCCGCTGCGGCACCTTCTCCTGAGCGGCGTGGCCCTAATATGGGTGATCCCGTTCCTCTGGCTGATCATAACCTCGCTCAAGCCGCTGGAGCAGGTGTTCACCCGACCGCCGAAGTGGATTCCCGAGCCCATCCTGTGGCGCAACTACATAGACGCCCTCAACAACCCCGGCTTCAACTTCGGCCGTCTCCTGCGCAACAGCATGCTCTACTCCGGTCTGTCCACCGTAGGCACCGCCATCTCCTGCTCGCTCGTCGCCTACGGGTTCGCCCGCATGCGCTTCTGGGGACGAGACGTGTGGTTCGTGGTGCTTCTGGCGACCATGATGATCCCCGGCGTGGTCACCATGATCCCCACCTACGTGCTCTTCCGGGTGTTGGGGTGGGTGGGCGGCTACGCTCCCCTGATCGTGCCCGCCTTCTTCGGGAGCGCCTTCTACATCTTCTTGCTGCGGCAGTTCTTCCTTAGCCTGCCCTGGGAGCTGACCGAGTCCGCCAGGGTGGATGGGGCGGGGGAGCTGCGCACATTCGGGAGCATCATGCTGCCGCTCATCCGCCCGGCGCTCATGGTGGCGGTGGTCTTCAACTTCCTGGGCACCTGGAACGACTTCATGGGGCCCCTCATCTACCTCTCCGACAACAGCAAGTTCCCCCTCTCGTTGGGCCTGTATGCGTTCCAGACGAAGTACCAGCGGGACTGGCACCTGATGATGGCCGCCTCCCTGGTGGTGACCATACCCATGATGATCTTGTTCTTCGCCGCCCAGCGGCAGTTCATCGAGGGCATCACCATCACCGGAATGAAGGCGTGAGTAGTGGGTAGTGGACAGTGGCCAGTGGTTAGTGGTGAGTGGGGCAGCGCTAACTGGCGGCCACATCGCTCCTGGAGAACATCTGCCACTCACCACTCACCACTAACCACTTCGCGGGAGCGTTTGCGTTGAGACTGCGAGCCGGCACAGCGGACGTCCTGAGTGAGGCCGAGGTTCATGCCATTCACAACGCCGCCCTTCGCATCCTGGAGCAGACGGGGATGTGGATCGAGAGCGACGACATCCTCCGCCACCTGGAGGGCTGCGGCGGCCGCGTCGACTACGCCCACCAGCGGGTGCGCTATCCGGCGAGGGTGGTAGAGCGGTTCCTCGCCGATAGCGACAAGGTGGATTGGGCCGCCATCCACCCTGGAGTCAGCGCCTCCGCAGGGGTCTACTACGGCCTCTATCACGACCCGGATTCCGGGGCCCTGGTTCCCTGGACGGAGGAGCGGCTGGCCGGATACTTCGCCCTGGCTCGGGCGCTGGAGCACGTGGGCGGACACAGCATGCTGGGCTGTCCGTTCTCGCCTGTTCCCCAGCTGGAGCCCCTGTACGAGAAGCTATACTGCTGGAAGTACGGGGGGCGCGAATCGGGCACCATCCACCTGGACGAGCTGTGCCCCTATCTCTATGACCTCTTCCAGTTGCGGGCCCAGCAGCTCGGCCGGCCGTTGAGCGACGTCTTCCGCGGGACGGTGTACCTGGTGCCGCCCCTCAAGCTCGGCCGCCACGAGGCTTACCAGTTTCTCTACTTCTGGAAGCGGGGGCTGCCGGTGCACATCGGGGACATGTACGCTATGGGCGCCACTTCGCCCGTGACCCTGGCCGGATCCATCGCCCTCAACCTGGCCGAGCACTTGGCCTTGGGCATCCTGCACCGGGCCTTCTTCGGGGGGACCGGCTTCAGGCTAGGGTCTTCGGTGTCCGTGATAGACATGCGCACCATGATCTACCCCTACGGCCGGCCGGAGATGGCCCTCACCAACCTCGCCACGGCTCAGATGGCCCGCCACTATGGGTTGCCCTTCGGCGGACACGCCGGGCTCTCGGATGCCAAGCTGCCGTCGGTGGAAGCCGGAGCGCAGAAGGCCCTCACCGCCATCCCCACCCTTCTGGCGGGCGGGCACGTGCACCTGGATGCCGGCCTGCTCAGCATTGACGAGGTCTGTTCGCCCCTGCAGATGATCCTGGACAACGAGTTCTGCGGCGCCCTCAAGCACCTGTGTCGGGATTTCGCGGTGACGGACGAGGAGCTGGCGGTGGACCTGGTGGATGAGGTAGGGCCGGGGGGGAACTTCATGGCCACCGAGCACACGGCGCGGCACTTCCGACAGGAGCACTGGGAGCCTGAGGTGTGGTCTCGCCTTATGGTCAGCCCCTGGTTGCGGGGAGAGGCGAAGCTGGACGTGGACTATGCTCGGGACCGTTACCACGACCTGGCCCTGGATCTGGATACCGCGCCCCGGCTCTCGGAGGAAGAGGAAGGGGATATACGCCAGGTGATCGAACGCGCCCGCCAGGAGCTCTCGTGGTAGACTGAGTCGTCCCGCGCCTCCGAGGGGCCGGCGGCGGTGCCGCTGCGGGCATCCCGCTTGGGGCCCGGCGCGACCTGCCGCTCGTGCCGGACACCGAAGGGACCCTCTGCCGGGCGCGGGGACAGGAGCGTGACCCATGCCGCAGTTGTCCCGGGAGCAGGTTCACGAGGCCCTGCGCTGGCTGTACGAGAGTGTGGAGCTCTGCCATACCGAGTTGGCGGCGGCCTTCCCTGAGACCGCCGCTGCTGGCCTCGAGGAGCAGGCGCTCCGGTTGCAGAGACTCCTGCTGCACGCCATCGAAGCCCTCTGTCCCGCTCGGCGTTACCCTTTTGGCTCGCTGGAATCCCGCTCCTACGACGTGCTCACCCTCCGGTACGTGGAGAACATGCCCATCCGGCAGATCGCGGAGGAGCTGGCCCTGAGCGAGCGTCAGGTGCACCGTGACCTATGGCGGGCTGAGGAACGGCTGACAGCGGTCCTGAACAGCCGGCTGCCCCCTGACAAGGATGAGCAGGGGGATGCCAGTCCCTTCGAGGACGAACTGGAGTACCTGCGCAGCCAGCCCACCCAGGTGTGCCTGGTGGATGTGCTCCGCTCCGCGATCCGCCTGGTGGAGCCGCTGACCCAGCAACTACCCGGCGAGGTGCGATTCGCGCCCGCCGACGAAGAGGCCTCCCTCGTCGCCGCCGACCAGGCGGTGCTCAAGCAGGTGCTGGCCCAGCTGCTGAGTGCCGCCGTTCAGGCTGCCAGCGGCGATGTGACCGCCCAACTGGCGCACGGTGAGGAGTCTGTCTCCGTCGAGCTACGGTTTGGGCTGGGTGACCGCCGCTTGCTGGAGACGCAGTTCCCCGCCGTTCAGCGTATCGCTGCTTCGCAGGGCTACCAGACCAGTCTCTGTGTAGACGCCACCGGTCAGGCGACGATGACGCTGAGCCTCTCGGCCTCTCCCCCGGTCCGGGTGCTGATAGTGGAGGACAACCCGGGGTCGGTCGAGCTGTACCGGCGGTACCTCGCTACCTCGAGCTGGCAGGTGCATGCGGTATCCGACCCACGCCACGCCTTCGCCGTGGCTCAGGAGCTGCAGCCGGACGTCATCGTTCTTGACATAATGATGCCCAAGATGGACGGGTGGAGCGTCCTGGAGCAACTGAGCAGGCGCGAAACCACCAGGAGCATCCCGGTCCTGGTGTGTTCCGTGGTGCAGGACGAGCGG
This genomic stretch from Anaerolineae bacterium harbors:
- a CDS encoding extracellular solute-binding protein, which codes for MTQERLSRRALLKGMGGGMAVLALAACASAGQPAPVSESAEATPAEGAPPVAPAERVDLVMWTAWGGQDDVDRVRIILDEFQELHPGIMVELTGGGPGGGDYNELLLTRIAAGNAPDVASLFTPPVGFAARGSLDVIDELMATAEYARPDKFWQPVLDTCKFRGKTYGLPFSAASYGMFYNVDWFEEAGLPTDRESFPQTFDELRALSAQFVAWEGDELKTGGFVPWSELWTSPAWSGCNGAQWFDSRNEQYTINDPGNIALLQYWVGWLDEQYRGDVEYIASLGAWHTGQDGNWFQKVTPLSQGGAWNTSYSYMKYETAGFRWDVAKFPVGPDGEKSRTAFWPNWFAMPIGGPHRTESFLLMEYMCTVGMPTWYAEVFDTPAWLDFPDDVITQNLIDNVGADKALEMHNFFIDYLEDAVEVWTSPIEDFGTDQINRAIDQVMHKVKTPQEALDEAQQIAQTRLEETLRSL
- a CDS encoding carbohydrate ABC transporter permease; translation: MSVEALALRRSRSGARTAKRVVAPLRHLLLSGVALIWVIPFLWLIITSLKPLEQVFTRPPKWIPEPILWRNYIDALNNPGFNFGRLLRNSMLYSGLSTVGTAISCSLVAYGFARMRFWGRDVWFVVLLATMMIPGVVTMIPTYVLFRVLGWVGGYAPLIVPAFFGSAFYIFLLRQFFLSLPWELTESARVDGAGELRTFGSIMLPLIRPALMVAVVFNFLGTWNDFMGPLIYLSDNSKFPLSLGLYAFQTKYQRDWHLMMAASLVVTIPMMILFFAAQRQFIEGITITGMKA
- a CDS encoding response regulator; its protein translation is MPQLSREQVHEALRWLYESVELCHTELAAAFPETAAAGLEEQALRLQRLLLHAIEALCPARRYPFGSLESRSYDVLTLRYVENMPIRQIAEELALSERQVHRDLWRAEERLTAVLNSRLPPDKDEQGDASPFEDELEYLRSQPTQVCLVDVLRSAIRLVEPLTQQLPGEVRFAPADEEASLVAADQAVLKQVLAQLLSAAVQAASGDVTAQLAHGEESVSVELRFGLGDRRLLETQFPAVQRIAASQGYQTSLCVDATGQATMTLSLSASPPVRVLIVEDNPGSVELYRRYLATSSWQVHAVSDPRHAFAVAQELQPDVIVLDIMMPKMDGWSVLEQLSRRETTRSIPVLVCSVVQDERLGQALGARVQLHKPVSRGQFLAAINQCLPRTRPGPQ
- a CDS encoding carbohydrate kinase family protein, with protein sequence MGREQVSQRRFDVITIGDMCVDLVLDLGEVMPRFGQVEQWVPDYYLEMGGSTCLFACQAAKLGLRTAILGRVGDDAYGELVVRRLRESGVDTDRVVADSRLKTGLGVALCRAGGDRSILTYAGSLNAVYPSDVTDEFLSSARHLHYGSYYLQTNLLPRAAEIMARAREFGLTVSLDTNWDPEGRWDGGLTQALAHVDVILPNQQEALAITGMTDVEDAVTALLTRVPVVAVKLGERGSLAATEGERSLVPVPPVARVVDTIGAGDSFDAGFLAGWLSGLSLAQSAAIGNACGRATTQAAGGLQGQLLLPDIAHLRELIE
- a CDS encoding response regulator, translated to MSAEAVPAAVPEEFVGLVRDALAHLYDYAHLQRHPLVALASTGETTTDSARALRNLLLDTLEQLNPGDSLSRNDKEWRPYGVLVRRYVDGFPAEEIMEELHISLRQFQREHRKGLLAAASMLYDRWQQERQDTKPPVSQTLQEEMTSLGIVLGRVDLAPLIQDALGPAQALARGHGVHVEASLPPAPVWAWADPVLTRQALLAALSALVLPRPDHIAIRHAAGHDRLIVRLMVTPPIASTLRQGPHGLDARLTPVSELMQGQGGAVHLFPAIGPLEEVRLEFGQARGARVLVIDDNERVQQLFERYLTAEGFSVSSAADWSQALALIDQARPDAIVLDVMMREVDGWQLLQRLQSDAALGTIPVIVCSVLNEPELAAALGARHYLKKPVSQQQMLAAIRAALGESSQAEPPLAAP
- a CDS encoding sugar ABC transporter permease produces the protein MIEAEAQARAGVPTDRARLGQRRARLLRQNVKGYAFISPWIIGLLVFSAYPVLASFYFSFTKYTVLKPPVWIGVANYANMVTQDPVYWKSVSNTLYYGLISVPLGLAFSLFLALVLNQAVVGIGVYRTVYYLPAIMPPVAATLLWMLLLDPGNGLVNSGLRSLGIGRPPGWFSEAAWAKPALIIMSLWGSGGTMLIFLAGLKDIPKTYYEAAEIDGASAWYRLLNITLPLLTPVIFFNLIMGIIGSFGVFTSAYIAGGSSSGGGYGPGGTAGGPLDSMLMYMLLLYRNAFRYFEMGYASAMAVTMFVAILSLTLVLLKTSGRWVYYEAAVPS